The following proteins are encoded in a genomic region of Cryptomeria japonica chromosome 11, Sugi_1.0, whole genome shotgun sequence:
- the LOC131061341 gene encoding GDSL esterase/lipase At5g03610, producing the protein MQPMTTTLRVGRRCTCSPVFKTKTIYLKLPPNDQPQGKQNMTDVSTTMAISPRIIIFLSALIFLQLAENVESRRAIRSIFVFGDSYADTGNHDHSAIAWQPPYGITFPGQPSGRHSDGRVLTDFVASYFNMSTPLPYNQRQGNPNLVRFGMNFASGGTGIFDTVPGLPNATAQIEQLQDLVKNGVYSATSLASSLVLFSISGNDYGFYVQRTRTDAGLPGFVETVIKQFRVDLERLYGMGLRQFAITNMGPFGCLPLYTAKSNYSSCNDTANAVAVYHNSLLQGVVKGMKKSRVNGSFILLDHYSSALSIIQHPNQYGKLRNALKPCCMGACGMRDSAGKAVYSVCEQRGSAFFWDVVHPTQAAWQALMKPFTSSLRFFHT; encoded by the exons ATGCAGCCTATGACTACCACACTACGAGTTGGTAGACGCTGTACCTGCTCACCTGTCTTCAAAACAAAAACCATCTACCTTAAATTGCCCCCAAATGACCAACCTCAGGGAAAACAAAACATGACAGATGTTTCTACAACAATGGCAATTTCACCGAGGATCATCATCTTCCTCAGCGCTCTCATCTTTCTCCAGC TTGCAGAGAATGTGGAGAGTAGAAGAGCAATTCGGAGCATATTTGTTTTTGGGGATTCTTACGCAGACACGGGAAATCATGATCATTCGGCCATTGCATGGCAGCCCCCATACGGAATCACTTTTCCTGGACAGCCCTCTGGACGCCATTCAGACGGAAGAGTCCTCACTGATTTCGTGG CGAGCTATTTCAACATGAGCACGCCCCTGCCATACAATCAGAGGCAGGGGAACCCAAATCTGGTGCGTTTTGGCATGAATTTCGCTTCTGGAGGAACTGGTATTTTTGATACAGTGCCCGGATTGCCCAACGCCACTGCCCAAATCGAGCAGTTGCAGGACTTGGTGAAGAATGGAGTGTATTCCGCTACCAGTTTAGCTTCCTCTCTCGTGCTTTTCTCCATTTCGGGCAACGATTATGGTTTCTACGTGCAACGAACACGAACAGATGCT GGCCTGCCTGGTTTTGTGGAGACGGTGATCAAGCAGTTTAGAGTGGATTTGGAGAGGTTATATGGAATGGGGTTGAGGCAGTTTGCCATTACAAACATGGGGCCTTTTGGATGCCTGCCACTTTACACAGCCAAGAGTAACTACAGCAGTTGCAATGATACAGCAAATGCAGTGGCTGTTTATCACAACAGTCTCTTGCAGGGAGTGGTGAAGGGCATGAAAAAGAGCAGAGTAAATGGAAGCTTTATTCTTCTTGATCATTATTCCAGTGCACTTTCCATTATTCAGCATCCAAACCAATATG GGAAGCTGAGGAATGCACTAAAGCCATGTTGCATGGGTGCATGTGGAATGAGAGATAGTGCAGGCAAAGCTGTGTACAGTGTGTGTGAGCAACGTGGATCTGCTTTCTTCTGGGATGTGGTGCATCCCACTCAAGCTGCTTGGCAGGCCTTGATGAAACCCTTCACTTCCTCTCTACGCTTCTTTCATACTTGA